In a single window of the Streptomyces sp. HUAS ZL42 genome:
- a CDS encoding cytochrome P450 gives MEKESRTGTVTEYPEVLGGFDLTDHSRFAEGIPYDLFARLRREAPALYHPAGTLPDGEGFWVLTRHADISAASVDPVFSSQGGGGRAGGGSHLEDLPFGGGLTGTVLAMMDNPRHEVFKHLLGPAVGRAVSALEPELRAVAAALADDLVGRGTGNLVDDFSEPFSLRSVALLLGVEREDWQTLTEWVHTVLGFTHRRTGKVDDESRAVYASLRGYFTTLLETKRAHPADDLGTVLASGELPLESGQPPLTEMEREANASVMLVSGFEQPRNTIAGGLLAFARNPDQWRELRKDRSLLPTAVEEVLRWLPANPYNRRTLTRDVELHGRRMRAGEKVTLWWPAANRDEAVFPDPDRFDIRRDPNPHLSFGHGVHYCLGDAFGRLEIQLALEALLDRVEEIRLTAPETWAPNNKHTVLLDVPVELVPAEDA, from the coding sequence ATGGAAAAGGAAAGCCGCACGGGAACGGTCACGGAATACCCGGAGGTCCTGGGCGGATTCGACCTGACAGATCATTCAAGATTTGCCGAGGGAATTCCGTACGACCTGTTCGCCAGGCTCCGGCGTGAAGCACCCGCGCTGTACCACCCTGCCGGCACGCTGCCGGACGGCGAGGGTTTCTGGGTGCTGACCCGGCATGCCGACATCTCGGCCGCGTCGGTGGACCCGGTCTTCTCCTCGCAGGGCGGCGGCGGCCGGGCCGGAGGCGGCTCCCACCTGGAGGACCTGCCTTTCGGCGGCGGCCTCACGGGCACCGTGCTCGCCATGATGGACAACCCCCGGCACGAGGTCTTCAAGCATCTGCTCGGCCCGGCCGTCGGCCGGGCGGTGTCCGCGCTGGAGCCCGAACTGCGGGCCGTCGCCGCCGCCCTCGCCGACGATCTGGTCGGGCGCGGTACCGGCAACCTCGTGGACGACTTCTCGGAGCCCTTCTCGCTGCGTTCCGTGGCGCTGCTGCTCGGCGTGGAGCGCGAGGACTGGCAGACGCTCACCGAATGGGTGCACACGGTCCTCGGTTTCACCCACCGCAGGACCGGAAAGGTGGACGACGAGTCGCGGGCCGTTTACGCGAGCCTGCGCGGTTACTTCACCACACTGCTCGAAACGAAACGCGCGCACCCGGCCGACGACCTGGGCACGGTGCTCGCGAGCGGGGAACTGCCCCTGGAATCCGGTCAGCCGCCCCTCACCGAAATGGAGCGGGAGGCCAATGCGAGCGTGATGCTGGTCAGCGGTTTCGAGCAGCCCCGCAACACCATCGCCGGCGGCCTGCTGGCTTTCGCCCGGAATCCCGACCAGTGGCGGGAGCTGCGGAAGGACCGGTCGCTGCTGCCCACCGCGGTCGAGGAAGTCCTGCGCTGGCTTCCGGCGAATCCCTACAACCGGCGCACCCTCACCCGGGATGTGGAACTGCACGGTCGGCGCATGCGGGCCGGCGAGAAGGTGACGCTCTGGTGGCCCGCCGCCAATCGCGACGAGGCGGTGTTCCCGGACCCGGACCGCTTCGACATCCGGCGCGACCCCAATCCGCACCTCTCCTTCGGTCACGGCGTGCACTACTGCCTCGGCGACGCCTTCGGCCGGCTCGAGATCCAGCTGGCGCTGGAGGCTCTGCTCGACCGGGTCGAGGAGATCCGGCTGACGGCACCGGAGACGTGGGCGCCCAACAACAAGCACACCGTGCTGCTCGACGTTCCCGTGGAGCTGGTCCCCGCGGAGGACGCGTGA
- a CDS encoding 2-oxoacid:acceptor oxidoreductase subunit alpha, with amino-acid sequence MSKEVRRLDRVIIRFAGDSGDGMQLTGDRFTSETASFGNDLSTLPNFPAEIRAPAGTLPGVSSFQLHFADHDILTPGDAPNVLVAMNPAALKANIGDLPRGAEIIVNTDEFTKRALQKVGYDGSPLEDGSLDGYKLHPVPLTTLTVEALKEFDLSRKEAERSKNMFALGLLSWMYHRPTEGTEKFLRTKFAKKPEIAAANIAAFRAGVNFGETTEDFAVSYEVAPATETFPAGTYRNITGNLALAYSLITASKQADLPLFLGSYPITPASDILHELSRHKNFGVRTFQAEDEIAGIGAALGAAFGGSLAVTTTSGPGVALKSETIGLAVSLELPLLIVDIQRGGPSTGLPTKTEQADLLQAMFGRNGEAPVPIIAPKTPGDCFDAALEAARIALTYRTPVFLLSDGYLANGSEPWRIPDLEELPDLRVQFASGPNHTLEDGTEVFWPYKRDPQTLARPWAVPGTPGLEHRIGGIEKQDGTGNISYDPANHEFMVRTRQAKIDGIEVPDIEVDDPHGAQTLVLGWGSTYGPITAAVRRLRKAGESIAQAHLRHLNPFPRNLGAVVTSYDKVVIPEMNLGQLATLIRSRYLVDAHSYNQVNGMPFKAEHLADALREIHHED; translated from the coding sequence GTGAGCAAGGAAGTGCGGCGCCTGGACCGGGTGATCATCCGGTTCGCGGGGGACTCGGGTGACGGTATGCAGCTCACCGGTGACCGGTTCACCTCGGAGACCGCGTCTTTCGGCAACGACCTTTCGACCCTGCCGAACTTTCCCGCGGAGATCCGTGCGCCTGCGGGGACTTTGCCGGGTGTGTCGTCATTCCAGTTGCATTTCGCCGATCACGACATCCTGACTCCGGGCGATGCGCCCAATGTGCTGGTCGCGATGAACCCGGCCGCGTTGAAGGCCAACATCGGTGACCTGCCGCGCGGCGCCGAGATCATCGTGAACACGGACGAGTTCACCAAGCGTGCCCTGCAGAAGGTGGGCTATGACGGCTCGCCGCTGGAGGACGGCTCGCTGGACGGCTACAAACTCCATCCGGTGCCGCTGACCACGCTCACGGTCGAGGCGCTGAAGGAGTTCGACCTCTCTCGCAAGGAGGCCGAGCGCAGCAAGAACATGTTCGCCCTCGGCCTGCTGAGCTGGATGTACCACCGGCCCACCGAGGGCACCGAGAAGTTCCTGCGGACCAAGTTCGCGAAGAAGCCCGAGATCGCGGCCGCCAACATCGCCGCGTTCCGGGCGGGCGTGAACTTCGGCGAGACGACAGAGGACTTCGCGGTCTCCTACGAGGTCGCGCCGGCGACCGAGACCTTCCCGGCCGGCACCTACCGCAACATCACCGGCAACCTCGCCCTCGCCTACAGCCTGATCACCGCGTCCAAGCAGGCGGATCTGCCGCTGTTCCTGGGCTCGTATCCCATCACGCCAGCCTCGGACATCCTGCACGAGCTGAGCCGGCACAAGAACTTCGGGGTGCGGACCTTCCAGGCGGAGGACGAGATCGCGGGGATCGGGGCGGCGCTGGGCGCGGCGTTCGGTGGTTCGCTGGCGGTGACGACGACGTCGGGGCCGGGTGTGGCGCTGAAGTCGGAGACCATCGGTCTGGCGGTCTCCCTGGAGCTGCCGCTGCTGATCGTGGACATCCAGCGCGGCGGCCCGTCCACCGGTCTGCCGACCAAGACCGAGCAGGCGGACCTGCTGCAGGCGATGTTCGGCCGCAACGGCGAGGCCCCGGTCCCGATCATCGCGCCGAAGACCCCGGGCGACTGCTTCGACGCGGCCCTGGAGGCGGCCCGGATCGCGCTGACCTACCGCACCCCGGTCTTCCTGCTCTCCGACGGCTATCTGGCCAACGGCTCCGAGCCGTGGCGGATCCCGGACCTGGAGGAGCTGCCGGACCTGCGCGTGCAGTTCGCGTCGGGCCCGAACCACACGCTGGAGGACGGCACCGAGGTCTTCTGGCCGTACAAGCGGGACCCGCAGACGCTGGCCCGCCCGTGGGCCGTTCCGGGCACGCCGGGTCTGGAGCACCGGATCGGCGGCATCGAGAAGCAGGACGGCACGGGCAACATCTCCTACGACCCGGCCAACCACGAGTTCATGGTCCGCACCCGCCAGGCCAAGATCGACGGCATCGAGGTCCCGGACATCGAGGTCGACGACCCGCACGGGGCGCAGACACTGGTGCTGGGCTGGGGCTCGACGTACGGGCCGATCACGGCCGCGGTACGGCGGCTGCGCAAGGCCGGCGAGTCGATCGCCCAAGCCCATCTGCGCCACCTCAACCCCTTCCCGCGCAATCTCGGAGCGGTGGTCACGTCGTACGACAAGGTGGTGATCCCCGAGATGAACCTCGGGCAGCTCGCCACCCTGATCCGGTCGAGATACCTGGTCGACGCCCACTCCTACAACCAGGTCAACGGCATGCCGTTCAAGGCGGAACATCTCGCCGACGCACTTCGGGAGATCCACCATGAAGACTGA
- a CDS encoding aldo/keto reductase, producing the protein MSTGLTNAPAAAGGTLRLGDDLTVNRLGYGAMRLTGPGFWGEPTDPDEAVRVVRRAVELGVNFIDTADAYGPFSSDRIIREALHPYADDLVIATKVGLTRPGPDDWRPVGRPEYLRQQTELNLRHLGLETIDLLQLHRIDPAVPLEDQVGELAELRKEGKVRHIGLSEVTVEELEKARAIASIVSVQNLYNLAERKSEDVLRYAEQHGLVFIPWFPLAMGQLAGPGSPLEAVLQDHDATPAQLALAWLLRHSPALLPIPGTSSVEHLEENVRSTSIQLSDAAYQAITDAC; encoded by the coding sequence ATGAGCACTGGTCTCACCAACGCCCCCGCCGCCGCAGGCGGCACCCTCCGGCTGGGGGATGATCTGACCGTCAACCGGCTGGGTTACGGGGCCATGCGACTCACCGGCCCCGGCTTCTGGGGCGAGCCGACCGACCCCGACGAAGCGGTCCGTGTGGTCCGTCGCGCCGTGGAGCTGGGCGTGAACTTCATCGACACGGCCGACGCCTACGGCCCGTTCAGCAGCGACCGGATCATCAGGGAGGCGCTGCACCCCTACGCCGACGATCTGGTCATCGCCACCAAGGTCGGTCTCACCCGCCCCGGCCCCGACGACTGGCGCCCGGTGGGACGCCCCGAATACCTGCGCCAGCAGACCGAGCTGAACCTGCGTCACCTCGGCCTGGAGACCATCGACCTGCTCCAGTTGCACCGCATCGACCCCGCGGTGCCACTGGAGGACCAGGTCGGCGAGCTGGCCGAACTCCGCAAGGAAGGCAAGGTCCGGCACATCGGGCTGTCCGAGGTGACGGTGGAGGAGCTGGAGAAGGCCAGGGCGATCGCCTCGATCGTCTCGGTGCAGAACCTCTACAACCTGGCGGAGCGCAAGTCGGAGGACGTGCTGCGCTACGCCGAGCAGCACGGCCTCGTCTTCATCCCCTGGTTCCCCCTCGCCATGGGGCAGCTGGCCGGGCCCGGCAGCCCGCTGGAGGCGGTGCTCCAGGACCACGACGCCACCCCGGCACAGCTCGCCCTCGCCTGGCTGCTGCGCCACTCGCCGGCCCTGCTCCCGATTCCCGGCACCTCGTCGGTCGAGCACCTGGAGGAGAACGTCCGGAGCACCTCGATCCAGCTGTCCGACGCCGCCTACCAGGCCATCACCGACGCCTGCTGA
- a CDS encoding acyl-CoA carboxylase epsilon subunit, with product MNDLLVLRGSPGEEDVAALLAVLLARQQSGGTAGPGGDADGTAGLRRRAGWARGRRSAHLPAGSWQHV from the coding sequence ATGAACGATCTGTTGGTGCTGCGCGGCAGTCCCGGCGAGGAGGACGTGGCCGCCCTCCTCGCGGTGCTGCTCGCCAGGCAGCAGTCCGGCGGGACGGCGGGGCCCGGGGGAGACGCGGACGGGACGGCCGGGCTGCGACGCCGGGCCGGCTGGGCCCGGGGCCGGCGGTCCGCTCATCTGCCGGCCGGTTCCTGGCAGCACGTGTGA
- a CDS encoding DUF427 domain-containing protein codes for MPTEQPGHRVVAVRGTQAVRVRIDGRPVSSSDRPVLVYETGLPVRYYLPPEDVDLTLFEPSDTRTTCPYKGEASYWSFLGDEGTDGTAQGHPDVAWSYVDPIDAVPEIKGYMSFYDDLAEIEVTGAPPEAPAM; via the coding sequence ATGCCCACAGAACAGCCCGGCCACCGCGTGGTGGCCGTCCGCGGTACACAGGCGGTGAGGGTGCGCATCGACGGCCGTCCGGTCTCCTCGTCGGACCGGCCCGTGCTGGTCTACGAGACCGGACTGCCGGTGCGCTACTACCTTCCTCCGGAGGACGTGGACCTGACGCTCTTCGAACCCTCGGACACCCGCACCACCTGTCCCTACAAGGGTGAGGCCTCGTACTGGTCGTTCCTCGGGGACGAGGGGACCGACGGAACGGCGCAGGGCCACCCGGACGTGGCGTGGTCCTACGTCGATCCGATCGACGCGGTCCCCGAGATCAAGGGGTACATGTCGTTCTACGACGATCTCGCCGAGATCGAGGTGACCGGCGCACCTCCGGAGGCCCCGGCCATGTGA
- a CDS encoding biotin carboxylase N-terminal domain-containing protein, translating into MRKVLIANRGEIAVRVARACRDAGIASVAVYADPDRDASHVRAADEAFALGGDTPATSYLDIDKVLKAARESGADAVHPGYGFLSENADFAQAVLDAGLIWIGPPPQAIRDLGDKVAARHIAQRAGAPLVAGTPDPVSGAEEVVAFAREHGLPIAIKAAFGGGGRGLKVARILDEVPELYESAVREAVAAFGRGECFVERYLDKPRHVETQCLADSHGNVVVVSTRDCSLQRRHQKLVEEAPAPFLSEAQVAELYSASKAILKEAGYVGAGTVEFLVGADGTISFLEVNTRLQVEHPVTEEVAGIDLVREMFRIADGEELGYGDPRLRGHSIEFRINGEDPGRAFLPAPGTVTAFTAPTGPGVRLDAGVESGSVIGPAWDSLLAKLIVTGATREQALQRAARALQEFQVEGMATAIPFHRKVVTDPAFAPELTGSQDPFTVHTRWIETEFVNDIKPFTAPADAAETDEDTGRETVVVEVGGKRLEVSLPASLGMTLARTGLAAGAKPKRPAAKKSGPVASGDTLASPMQGTIVKVAVEEGQEVTEGDLVVVLEAMKMEQPLNAHKSGTIKGLSAEVGASLTSGAALCEIKD; encoded by the coding sequence ATGCGCAAGGTGTTGATCGCCAACCGTGGCGAAATCGCTGTCCGGGTGGCTCGGGCGTGCCGGGATGCCGGAATCGCGAGCGTGGCCGTTTATGCCGACCCGGACCGGGACGCGTCGCATGTCCGCGCGGCGGATGAGGCGTTCGCTCTGGGCGGTGACACCCCGGCCACCAGCTACCTGGACATCGACAAGGTGCTGAAGGCGGCACGCGAGTCCGGTGCGGACGCCGTCCACCCGGGCTACGGCTTCCTGTCGGAGAACGCCGACTTCGCCCAGGCCGTTTTGGACGCCGGTCTGATCTGGATCGGCCCGCCCCCGCAGGCCATCCGCGACCTCGGTGACAAGGTCGCCGCCCGGCACATCGCCCAGCGCGCCGGAGCCCCGCTGGTGGCCGGCACCCCCGACCCCGTCTCCGGTGCCGAGGAGGTCGTCGCCTTCGCCCGCGAGCACGGCCTGCCGATCGCCATCAAGGCCGCCTTCGGCGGCGGCGGGCGCGGCCTGAAGGTCGCCCGCATCCTGGACGAGGTGCCCGAGCTGTACGAGTCGGCGGTCCGCGAGGCCGTCGCCGCGTTCGGGCGCGGCGAGTGCTTCGTCGAGCGCTACCTCGACAAGCCCCGGCACGTGGAGACACAGTGCCTGGCCGACTCCCACGGCAACGTCGTGGTCGTCTCCACCCGGGACTGCTCGCTGCAGCGCCGGCACCAGAAACTGGTCGAGGAGGCCCCGGCGCCGTTCCTGTCCGAGGCGCAGGTCGCCGAGCTGTACTCCGCCTCCAAGGCCATCCTGAAGGAGGCCGGCTACGTCGGGGCCGGCACCGTGGAGTTCCTCGTCGGCGCGGACGGCACCATCTCCTTCCTCGAGGTCAACACCCGTCTGCAGGTCGAGCACCCGGTCACCGAGGAGGTCGCCGGCATCGACCTGGTGCGCGAGATGTTCCGCATCGCCGACGGCGAAGAACTCGGCTACGGCGACCCGCGGCTGCGCGGCCACTCCATCGAGTTCCGCATCAACGGCGAGGACCCCGGCCGGGCCTTTTTGCCCGCCCCCGGCACCGTCACCGCCTTCACCGCGCCCACCGGCCCGGGCGTGCGCCTGGACGCCGGCGTCGAGTCCGGCAGCGTCATCGGCCCCGCCTGGGACTCCCTGCTGGCCAAGCTGATCGTCACCGGCGCCACCCGTGAACAGGCCCTGCAGCGCGCCGCCCGCGCGCTGCAGGAGTTCCAGGTCGAGGGCATGGCCACCGCCATCCCCTTCCACCGCAAGGTCGTCACCGACCCCGCGTTCGCGCCGGAACTGACCGGCAGCCAGGACCCCTTCACCGTCCACACCCGCTGGATCGAGACCGAGTTCGTCAACGACATCAAGCCCTTCACCGCCCCCGCCGACGCCGCGGAGACGGACGAGGACACGGGCCGCGAGACGGTCGTGGTCGAGGTCGGCGGCAAGCGCCTGGAGGTCTCCCTGCCCGCCTCGCTGGGCATGACCCTGGCCCGCACCGGCCTCGCGGCCGGCGCCAAGCCCAAGCGCCCCGCGGCCAAGAAGTCCGGACCGGTCGCCTCCGGCGACACCCTCGCCTCCCCCATGCAGGGCACCATCGTCAAGGTCGCCGTCGAGGAGGGCCAGGAGGTCACAGAGGGCGACCTGGTCGTCGTCCTCGAGGCCATGAAGATGGAACAGCCCCTCAACGCGCACAAGTCCGGCACCATCAAGGGCCTCAGCGCCGAGGTCGGCGCGTCCCTCACCTCCGGCGCCGCCCTTTGCGAGATCAAGGACTGA
- a CDS encoding TetR/AcrR family transcriptional regulator, with translation MLSKIRVDHLCFNTAKMQSMGQVTQSRRTRLREATTAEIKATALKHMASSGTAAISLRAIARDMGMTAGAIYSYFDTRDNLVSVLIADVYSSLASALEAAIKECPKDDAAAQVMSFGQAYRNWAVTNPEEFRLVYGDAVPDYQPPVGGAAAEAEHRSCAVLTGIVAAAWPKAQHLYIGSDHTWSDFASEFAELIRQSFPDLPPAAVALSLRVWGRMHGLVSLEVYGHLNPQVRDPEKLYRAELADLSRSLGHVAVGDPQGVVAG, from the coding sequence ATGCTGTCAAAAATCAGAGTGGACCACTTATGTTTCAACACTGCTAAGATGCAGAGCATGGGACAGGTGACTCAGAGCCGGAGGACGCGTCTTCGCGAGGCCACGACGGCGGAAATCAAAGCCACAGCTCTCAAGCACATGGCCTCCAGTGGGACAGCCGCGATCTCACTGCGTGCCATCGCCCGTGACATGGGGATGACTGCCGGTGCGATCTACAGCTACTTCGACACCCGGGACAACCTCGTCAGCGTGCTGATCGCAGACGTCTACAGCAGCCTCGCCTCCGCCCTGGAGGCCGCCATCAAGGAGTGCCCCAAGGACGACGCGGCCGCGCAGGTGATGTCGTTCGGCCAGGCCTACCGCAACTGGGCCGTCACCAACCCGGAGGAGTTCCGGCTGGTGTACGGCGACGCGGTGCCCGACTACCAGCCGCCGGTGGGCGGTGCGGCGGCGGAGGCGGAGCACCGCTCCTGCGCGGTGCTCACCGGGATCGTCGCCGCCGCCTGGCCCAAGGCCCAGCACCTGTACATCGGCAGTGACCACACCTGGTCGGACTTCGCCTCCGAGTTCGCCGAGCTGATCCGCCAGTCGTTCCCCGATCTGCCGCCGGCGGCGGTGGCCCTCTCGCTGCGGGTCTGGGGCCGCATGCACGGCCTTGTCTCCCTCGAGGTCTACGGCCACCTGAACCCTCAGGTGCGCGACCCGGAGAAGCTGTACCGCGCCGAACTGGCCGACCTGTCCAGGTCGTTGGGGCACGTCGCGGTCGGCGACCCCCAGGGCGTCGTCGCGGGCTGA
- a CDS encoding acyl-CoA dehydrogenase family protein: MTTAALSFVDALYSGRLSRDLFRYPVQSASDRAEGDAAVAGLTAFLRDRLDPDQVDLTGTLPEGFLDDLRASGYLKLRLGMEIGGLDLSAYNAFRAIEHAADYCMPAGQMLAIQAGVGAPALLPALPPGSLREFVAKQLADGAVSGFGLTEPAGQNNAWPGTTATRSADGSVYVLRGEKVFTGHGPVANLLPVAATEHTEDGRRLCICFVDTSAAGFEVTSCIEFTGSRGLPNGALRFDGLEVPAEYVVRSDPEDARFPDRMASAVLIGQLYFTAAPAVAIAKLCRRWSGEFVTRRRINGRALSEYDEIQRMLGETLAEVYAMESVAQWSLLGSGPEERWFERLTAKNLAVRTCWRIVDRTVSLYGAEGIETLPSKLRRGAVPVPLERRLRDARGLRIAGNVDFQLDSQAARRLLTWFATRAEDESGALARELGAEHTDEDRLSGANAAHLAAVREQVLRFHEVCRELTRSHPRQEDLFEQEHTVILLGRVAAELFAMYAVLARAGTEQSGDDGEQDGQRLADVYCTSARHRLADHWRRLGMVTEPDYAGISTRWLAEGLTRLRNEA, translated from the coding sequence GTGACCACCGCGGCCCTGAGCTTCGTCGATGCCCTGTACTCGGGACGGCTCAGCCGGGACCTGTTCCGGTACCCGGTGCAGAGCGCCTCGGACCGGGCGGAGGGCGACGCGGCCGTGGCCGGGCTGACGGCGTTCCTGCGCGACCGGCTCGACCCCGACCAGGTGGACCTCACCGGCACGCTGCCGGAGGGGTTCCTCGACGACCTGCGCGCGAGCGGGTACCTGAAGCTGCGCCTGGGCATGGAGATCGGCGGCCTGGACCTGTCCGCGTACAACGCCTTCCGTGCCATCGAGCACGCCGCCGACTACTGCATGCCTGCGGGCCAGATGCTGGCGATCCAGGCGGGCGTCGGAGCACCCGCGCTGCTTCCCGCGCTGCCGCCGGGTTCGCTGCGGGAGTTCGTCGCCAAGCAACTCGCCGACGGAGCGGTCTCGGGCTTCGGACTGACCGAGCCCGCCGGCCAGAACAACGCCTGGCCCGGCACGACCGCCACCCGGTCCGCCGACGGCTCGGTCTACGTCCTCAGGGGCGAGAAGGTGTTCACGGGTCACGGTCCGGTGGCGAACCTGCTGCCGGTCGCGGCGACCGAACACACCGAGGACGGGCGGAGGTTGTGCATCTGCTTCGTGGACACGTCCGCCGCCGGCTTCGAGGTGACCTCGTGCATCGAGTTCACGGGCAGCCGGGGCCTGCCCAACGGAGCACTGCGCTTCGACGGCCTGGAGGTGCCGGCCGAGTACGTGGTGCGGAGCGATCCGGAGGACGCACGTTTCCCCGACCGGATGGCCTCGGCCGTCCTCATCGGCCAGCTGTACTTCACCGCGGCTCCGGCTGTGGCCATCGCCAAGCTGTGCCGTCGCTGGTCGGGCGAGTTCGTCACCCGGCGCAGGATCAACGGCCGGGCGCTGAGCGAGTACGACGAGATCCAGCGGATGCTCGGCGAGACCCTGGCCGAGGTGTACGCCATGGAGAGCGTCGCCCAGTGGAGTCTCCTCGGCTCGGGGCCGGAGGAGCGCTGGTTCGAGAGGCTGACGGCCAAGAACCTGGCGGTGCGGACCTGCTGGCGGATCGTGGACCGGACGGTCTCGCTGTACGGCGCGGAGGGCATCGAGACGCTGCCGAGCAAGCTGCGACGCGGTGCGGTCCCCGTGCCACTGGAGCGCAGGCTCAGGGACGCCCGGGGACTGCGCATCGCCGGCAACGTGGACTTCCAGCTGGACAGCCAGGCCGCTCGACGCCTGCTGACCTGGTTCGCCACGAGGGCCGAGGACGAGTCCGGGGCCCTCGCCCGCGAACTCGGTGCGGAACACACGGACGAGGACCGCCTGTCCGGGGCGAACGCGGCTCATCTGGCAGCGGTACGGGAGCAGGTGCTGCGGTTCCACGAGGTCTGCCGTGAACTGACCCGCAGCCATCCCCGGCAGGAGGATCTCTTCGAACAGGAGCACACAGTGATCCTGCTCGGCCGTGTCGCGGCGGAACTGTTCGCGATGTACGCGGTCCTCGCCAGGGCCGGGACCGAGCAGTCCGGCGACGACGGCGAGCAGGACGGTCAGCGGCTCGCGGACGTGTACTGCACCTCGGCCCGGCATCGTCTCGCCGACCACTGGCGACGGCTCGGCATGGTCACGGAACCCGACTACGCCGGGATCAGCACCCGTTGGCTGGCCGAAGGGCTGACCCGGCTCCGCAACGAGGCCTGA
- a CDS encoding 2-oxoacid:ferredoxin oxidoreductase subunit beta, which yields MKTELALSVKDFKSDQEVRWCPGCGDYAILAAVQGFMPELGLARENIVFVSGIGCSSRFPYYMNTYGMHSIHGRAPAIATGLATSRRDLGVWVVTGDGDALSIGGNHLIHALRRNVNVKILLFNNRIYGLTKGQYSPTSEVGKITKSTPMGSLDAPFNPVSLAIGAEASFVARTIDSDRKHLTEVLRQAADHPGTALVEIYQNCNIFNDGAFDSLKDPATRDSALLRLEQGRPYRLAPDGEEIVHDAHDPDPTRAFALSRLHHPTPIGVFRDVERTVYDTLMADQLDTAVELYGKGDLAALLAGGDTWTV from the coding sequence ATGAAGACTGAACTTGCGTTGTCCGTCAAGGACTTCAAGTCCGACCAGGAGGTGCGCTGGTGCCCGGGCTGCGGTGACTACGCCATCCTCGCCGCCGTCCAGGGGTTCATGCCGGAACTGGGCCTGGCTCGAGAGAACATTGTCTTCGTCTCCGGCATCGGCTGCTCCTCCCGCTTCCCGTACTACATGAACACCTACGGGATGCACTCCATCCACGGCCGCGCCCCCGCGATCGCCACCGGCCTGGCGACCTCCCGCCGCGACCTGGGCGTATGGGTGGTCACCGGCGACGGCGACGCCCTGTCCATCGGCGGCAACCACCTGATCCACGCCCTGCGCCGCAACGTCAACGTCAAGATCCTGCTGTTCAACAACCGGATCTACGGCCTGACCAAGGGCCAGTACAGCCCGACCTCCGAGGTCGGCAAGATCACCAAGTCGACGCCGATGGGCTCGCTTGACGCACCGTTCAACCCGGTGTCGCTGGCGATCGGCGCGGAAGCGTCCTTCGTGGCACGCACGATCGACTCCGACCGCAAACACCTCACCGAGGTGCTCCGGCAGGCCGCCGACCACCCCGGCACCGCCCTGGTCGAGATCTACCAGAACTGCAACATCTTCAACGACGGCGCCTTCGACTCTCTCAAGGACCCCGCCACCCGCGACAGCGCCCTGCTCCGTCTGGAACAGGGCCGGCCCTACCGGCTCGCCCCAGACGGCGAGGAGATCGTCCACGACGCCCACGACCCGGACCCCACCCGCGCCTTCGCTCTCTCCCGTCTGCACCACCCGACCCCCATCGGGGTGTTCCGGGACGTCGAACGGACGGTCTACGACACCCTCATGGCCGACCAGCTCGACACCGCCGTCGAACTGTACGGCAAGGGCGACCTGGCCGCCCTGCTCGCCGGCGGGGACACCTGGACCGTGTAG